In Gordonia phthalatica, one genomic interval encodes:
- a CDS encoding ATP-dependent Clp protease proteolytic subunit, producing MGQPVSTLYTPSMSSGVAGLNLTDSVFERLLRERIIFLGTQVDDDIANRLCAQILLLAAEDPTKDINLYINSPGGSVTAGMAIFDTMQLAPCDVATYAMGMAASMGQFLLAAGTKGKRHALPHARIMMHQPSAGIGGTAADIAIQAEQFAATKREMNRLNAQFTGQPLEKIEHDADRDNWFTAEEAKEYGFVDHVVTTAGAQA from the coding sequence ATGGGACAACCAGTGAGCACTCTGTACACGCCCTCGATGAGCTCAGGCGTCGCCGGCTTGAACCTGACCGATTCGGTCTTCGAGCGTCTGCTGCGTGAGCGGATCATCTTCCTCGGCACGCAGGTCGACGACGACATCGCGAACCGACTCTGCGCGCAGATCCTGCTGCTCGCGGCGGAAGACCCGACCAAGGACATCAACCTCTACATCAACTCGCCGGGCGGCAGTGTCACGGCGGGCATGGCGATCTTCGACACGATGCAGCTGGCACCGTGCGACGTCGCCACCTACGCGATGGGCATGGCGGCCTCGATGGGCCAGTTCCTGCTCGCCGCGGGCACCAAGGGCAAGCGCCACGCCCTCCCGCACGCGCGGATCATGATGCACCAGCCGTCGGCGGGCATCGGCGGCACCGCTGCCGACATCGCCATCCAGGCCGAGCAGTTCGCCGCCACCAAGCGCGAGATGAACCGACTCAACGCCCAGTTCACGGGACAGCCGTTGGAGAAGATCGAGCACGACGCCGACCGCGACAACTGGTTCACCGCCGAGGAGGCCAAGGAGTACGGCTTCGTCGACCACGTGGTAACCACCGCGGGCGCGCAGGCCTGA
- a CDS encoding ATP-dependent Clp protease proteolytic subunit: protein MTNSLPADVRAGIPDAALALKSIEARYILPQFIENTPNGQRQYDPYAKLFEERIVFVGTPIDQTVANDVMAQLLVLESQDPDRDITMYINSPGGSVPDMLAIYDTMQYVHCDVMTVCLGEAASAAAILLAGGTPGKRAALPNATVLIHQPRTGGAYQGQVSDLEIQAAEIERIRKRLDEILASHTGQDPEKIRKDTDRDNILTAAQAKEYGIIDEVFEYRKKSARTS from the coding sequence ATGACTAACTCGCTTCCCGCCGACGTCCGCGCGGGCATCCCGGATGCGGCACTGGCGCTGAAGAGCATCGAGGCGCGCTACATCCTCCCGCAGTTCATCGAGAACACCCCGAACGGTCAGCGGCAGTACGACCCGTACGCCAAGCTGTTCGAGGAGCGCATCGTGTTCGTCGGCACGCCGATCGACCAGACCGTCGCCAACGACGTGATGGCGCAGCTGCTGGTCCTGGAGAGCCAGGACCCCGACCGCGACATCACCATGTACATCAACTCGCCGGGCGGCAGCGTGCCGGACATGCTCGCGATCTACGACACCATGCAGTACGTGCACTGCGACGTCATGACCGTGTGCCTGGGCGAGGCCGCGTCGGCCGCCGCGATCCTTCTGGCGGGCGGTACGCCCGGCAAGCGTGCGGCACTGCCGAACGCCACCGTGCTGATCCACCAGCCGCGTACCGGCGGCGCCTACCAGGGCCAGGTCTCCGACCTCGAGATCCAGGCCGCTGAGATCGAGCGCATCCGCAAGCGCCTCGACGAGATCCTCGCGTCGCACACCGGCCAGGATCCCGAGAAGATCCGCAAGGACACCGATCGCGACAACATCCTCACCGCCGCGCAGGCGAAGGAGTACGGGATCATCGACGAGGTGTTCGAGTACCGCAAGAAGTCGGCCCGCACCAGCTAG